In Deltaproteobacteria bacterium, the sequence GGGCCCACCTGCCACTACATCATGGGCGGCGTCCGGGTGGACGCGGACACGTCGGCCACCACGGTGGAAGGGCTCTACGCCGCGGGCGAGGTGGCGGGAGGGCTGCACGGCGCCAACCGGCTGGGCGGCAACTCCCTGTCCGACCTGCTGGTGTTCGGGCGCATCGCCGGAGGCTCGGCCGCGGACTACGCGCTCGGAGCGGCGGCCGCGGCGGCGCCGGACCCGGCGGAGGTGGACCGGTTCACGACGCTGATGCTGGAGCCCTTCACGGACCGCGGCGGCGAAAACCCCTACGCCATCCACATGGATCTCCAGCGCACCATGCACAACCTGGTGGGCATCATCCGCACCGAGAGCGAGATGCTGAAGGCGATGGAGGAGATCGCGGCCTACAAGGAACGGGCCGCGCGCGTGAAGGTCGAGGGCGGCCGGCGCTTCAACCCCGGCTGGCACCTGGCGCTGGACCTCGGGTCGCTCCTGGGGGTGGCCGAGGCCGCCACCCTGTCGGCCCTGGAGTGCAAGGAAAGCCGCGGCGGCCACACGCGTGACGACTACCCCGATCCCGATCCCGAGTACGGCAGCGTCAACGTGGTCACGCGCACGCAGAACGAAACCATCTCGGTCTCCCTCGAGCCCCTGCCGGAGATGCCCGAGGAGCTCAGGAAAATCGTCGAGGAGCAAGTTTGATGGCTGAAGCAGCGGTCGCAGGAAACGGAGCCCAAGCGAGGATGCGCGTCTGGCGCGGCGACGCCAGCGGCGGAGAATTCAGGGACTACACCGTGCCGCTCCAGGAGGGCATGGTGGTGCTGGACGTGATCCACGCCATCCAGGCCATGCACGCCGGCGACCTCGCCGTGCGCTGGAACTGCAAGGCCGGAAAATGCGGCTCGTGCAGCGCCGAGGTCAACGGCAAGCCGCGGCTCATGTGCATGACGCGCATGAACACGTTCGAGCCCGGCGAGACCATCACCGTGGCGCCGATCAAGGCCTTCCCGCTGATTCGCGACCTCGTCACCGACGTTTCCTACAACTACGAGAAGGCCAAGACCATCCCGCCGTTCAAGCCCAAGCCCAAGGAGGCCGACGGCACCCGGCGCATGTACCAGGAAGACATCGACCGGGTGCAGGAATTCCACAAATGCATCGAGTGCTACCTGTGCCAGGACGTCTGCCACGTCATCCGCGACCACAACGACAACAAGCCGAGCTTCGCCGGGCCGCGCTTCTTCGTGCGCGTGGCGAGCCTGGAGATGCACCCGCTGGATACGGACGACCGGCTGGAGTTCCTGCGCAACGAGGCCGGGCTGGGCTTTTGCAACATCACCAAGTGCTGCACCGAGGTCTGCCCCGAACACATCAAGATCACCGACAATTCCATCATCCCCATGAAGGAGCGCGTGGTGACGCGGTTCTATGACCCCATCGCGCGGCTGCTGGGGGCGCTGGGCGGGAAGAAGTCCTGAGATCGGCCGCCCCGGTTCGCCGATCCGTCCGCACCGCATGGAACTGTCAGAGCGAGTAGCGCTGATCACCGGCGCCGGCACGGGCATCGGCAAGGCCGTGGCCAGGGCCATGGCGCGGGAAGGTGCGCGCGTGGCCCTGGCCGCGCGGGACGCGGGGCGGCTGGAAGCGGTGGCCGAGGAGTTGCGGGCGGAGGGACATGAGGCCCTGGCGATTCCCGTCGACCAGCGCGACCCGGCCGGCATCCGCGCCTGCGTCAACACGATCCGCGAGCGTTGGGGCCATGTTCACATCCTCGTGAACAATGCCGGGGTTTCGGGGATGACGCCCATGGACGACGAAGACGACAGCCTCTGGCGCGCCATCGTCGACACGAACCTCACGGGCGTGTACCTGCTGACCAAGGAAGTGCTGCGCATCATGAGCGACGACGGCGGCGGCCGCGTCATCAACATGTCCTCGGTGCTGGGCAAGTTCGGCGTTCCCGGCTACGCCGCCTATTGCGCCAGCAAGCACGGGCTCATCGGCTTCACCCGCGCGCTGGCACTGGAGCTGGTGTCGCGCGGCATCACGGTCAACGCCCTTTGCCCCGGCTGGGTGGACACGGAGATGTCCCGAGCCGGCATCGAGCAGATCGCCGCGCAACAGGGAACGGACCCCGAGTCCTTCAAGCAACAGGCGCTGGCCGCGGTGCCCATCCGGCGGTTTCTCGACCCGGAGGAGATCGCCCGGTTCGCGCTCTACCTGGCGTCGGACAAGGCGTCGGGGATTACCGGGCAGGCCCTCAACATCTGCGGCGGGCAGACAATGGTGTAACCGATGGAAATTCCCGAACTCGAGGCCATAGCCAAGGAAATCAGGGTCGACGTGATCCGCATGCTCGTGGAGGCCGGCTCCGGCCACCCGGGCGGCTCGCTGTCCTGCACCGACATCGTGACGGCGTTGTACTTCCACCAGATGCGCCACCGTCCCGAGCAGCCGGACTGGCCCGACCGGGACCGCTTCGTGCTCTCCAAGGGCCACTGCGTGCCCGCGGTATACGCCGCCCTGGCCCGGGCCGGCTACCTGGAGCGGGAGGAGACGCTGAGTCTGCGCAAGCTCAACAGCCGCATGCAGGGACACCCGGACCGGCATCGCTTTCCCTACGTCGAGGCATCCACCGGTTCCCTCGGACAGGGCCTGTCGGTGGCCGTGGGCATGGCGCTGGCGGGCAAGACCGGCGGCAAGGACTACCGGACCTACTGCGTCATCAGCGACGGCGAGTGCCAGGCCGGACAGATCTGGGAAGCGGCCATGTCCGCGCCCCGGTTCGGCCTCGACAACCTGTGCGTGCTCATGGATTACAACCACATCCAGTTGAGCGGAGGGGTGGACGAGATCATGAGCCTGGAGCCGGTGCTGGACAAGTGGCGCGCCTTCAACTGGAACACGCTGGAGATCGACGGCCACAGCTTCCCCGCCATTCTCGACGCCCTGAACGCCGCCGAGCAGCACCGTGGCGGCCCCACCATGATCGTGTGCCAGACCGTCAAGGGCAAAGGCGTCAGCTTCATGGAGAACCGCTGGGAATGGCACGGCAAGGCTCCCAACCGCGAGGAAGGCGAGCGAGCCGTCGAAGAGATCGTCAACGGGTAGATAATGGACACAGCCCGAGGCGACCTCGGGTAGGGGCGACCCGCGATCGCCCTCGCTGGCACGGCACTGCCATTGGGCGACCGCCGGTCGCCCCTACGGGGGCCGCCGGCGCGCAGGGACGCCGCGGGTTATCCGCAGCAAGGAAGAACACATGAGCGCAACCGCAACACGCGTGACCTTCGGCGAGACCGTCAGCCGCCTCGCCGAAACCAATCCGGACATCGTTGTCCTCGACGCCGACCTGCGCAAGTCCACCATGACCGACGAGTTCTCGCGCAAGCACCCCGAGCGGTTCTTCGACGTGGGGATCGCCGAGGGCAACATGGTGGGAGTCGGCGCCGGCATGGCCCTGGCCGGCAAGATCCCGTTCATCTGCAGCTTCGCGTGCTTCGTGGTGGGGCGCTTCGAGCAGATCCGCATGGCCGTGGCCTACAACCGCGCCAACGTCAAGATCGTCGGCACCCACGCCGGCATCGGCATCGGCGAGGACGGCTACAGCCAGATGGCCACCGAGGACATAGGGCTCATGCGCACCCTGCCCAACATGGCGGTGGTGCAGCCCGCCGACGCCGTCGAGGCCCGCGGCGCCGTGGAGTACATCGCCCAACACGACGGCCCCGTCTTCCTGCGCCTCACACGCCAGAAGGTCGCCGACGTGAACGGCGAAGGCTACGAGTTCCGCTTCGGCAAGGCCGTTGTGCTGCGGGAAGGCGCGGACGTGTCATTGGTGGGCACCGGCGCCGTCATGGAAAACGTTCTCAAGGCCGCCGACCTGCTGGCCGCCCAGGGCATCTCGGCCCAGGTGGTCAACATCCACACCATCAAGCCCATCGACACCGGGTTCATCGAATCCATCGCCTCGAGCCACGGCAAGATCGTCACCGTCGAGGACCACGGCATCTCCGGCGGCCTCGGCAGCGCCGTGTCCGAAGCCGTCGCCGAACTCGGACGCGGGCGCGTCAAGCGCGTCGGCGTCACCGAGTTCGCCGAATCCGGGGATACCGAGGGGTTGTACGGGAAATACGGGTTGTCCGCCGAGCACATCAGCGCGGCGGCGGTGGAGTTGGTAGGGTAGCCAGCTAGCCGGAGGCTCCAAGACAACGACCATTGTCCACTAGCATTCGCACACTCGCCAATGCGCCTTTCCGCGCGTAGCCGACAACCCGAACAACTCAACGAGCGAGTTCTTCCTGAACGATCGACGGCCGCTTCCCGATCAGAGCAAGCAGCACACGTGCCGGCCCTTCCGGCCGTCGGCGACCCTGCTCCCAATTCTTGAGAGTTCCAAGCGGAACGCCGATGCTTTTGGCGAAAGCGGGTTGTGACAATCCAGTCTTGCCTCGGATGGCCGCGACGTCCGGTTCCGGTACCTCGACCTCGTGTACCTCGAAACCGTCGCACGCACCCTTCAGGTCCGCCCGGGCATCATCGAGGCCAGCCATCACCTTGTCGAATGCCTCGGTCATTTGCCCTCCTGACTCTCTCGACCATTTGCTTGGCAACCAGAGCCACAAACAAACAACACGCCGACGTCTCGACGACAGCTTGCAGACGAACTTAGAAACAAGTATTGGCGTGAATGGCCTATGTTTGCACTTATTGAAATCAGATCGTCACCCTTATTTGATAATTGATTGATTTAGGGATACTAACCGTATTTTTGTCAATTTGGGCGCCTCCTCTTGTGTAAGAGGCGCGCCGAAGTCATTCTGCCCGGACAAGTCTCGGTGAAGGGTCTAACATGCGTGAGTTTTCAAGGAATCCTTCGTACAGTATCGCCTTCCTGTTTTCGACGGCGCTAGTCGGAGGGTGTGCAAGCGGCGACAGTCTGCAGCACCCCGCCGGGTTCGCGGGCGGGAACAGTGTGGCGATCACGGCCACTACCACTGTGCAATCGCCGCTAACCGATGGTACCGGCCGCCTCCTAGCGGCTCGGACCACATCGAGCAACGCAGGAGAGACATCGCCCGCCCTGGAACGATTCGCGCCAGAGACAGCCTCGCTTTACCGAACCACGATCGATGACTCGGAATATCAGGAGGGTGTGCAGGCGCGGGAGACTAGACTCCAGGAATCCGCGACGGCCCTCGCTGCCGCGGAAACGGCGCTGACAGAGGCGGAGGCCTCCCTGTTGTCGGCACAAGCAAATCTTCAAACAGCACTCGACGCCTTTGGACAGGCTGAGTCGAGTGGCAACGGTGCGACTCTGGACACGGCGTGGGCGGGGGTCTCCAATGCATTGTTTCAATGGACTACCGCGAAGGAAAGCTATGATTCTAGCGACTCGGAGTTCGATGACGCGCAGAAGGATTGGCAGAAGAACTCCATAGGGCTTGAACAATACAAGAACGACTACGAAGCGCAGTCCAGCCCTTTCGCTATCAGGGACGATATCGCCCGATGCCGTACCGCGGAGTGTTCAGCGGACAGCTTTCTGGATGATGAGCGATTCACGGTATTCCAGCCGAACGTCCTGGAGATGGTCGGCGCGCATTACGCGTATGCAAAGGGACTGACGGGCAAAGAAATAAGGATAGGAATAGAGGACGATGCCGCGAACTATACTCTTCCGGAGTTTGCCGGACGGGTCTCGTTTGCCGGCGCGACCGTCCTGTACCCAGTGTATGACGGCGACGATTTTCTGTCGGACGCCTCTCTCTGCCAGCGAACGGGACTCAATTGCCGGCTGATCACCTACTCTTCGGAGCATGCGGATCTCGAAACTCTAACCGCAAGGTGGATTATTGCCAAACATGGGTGGCCAGCCGATGGAGAACGGTGGTTTATTCGCAATGACTACCATGAGGCGGGCAGCCTGGGCTCCCTCCTCGGCCTCCGTTGGAGAGAAATCCCTGACGCGACAAGCCTGTCTCACGGGACTACAGTTGCTTCGGTCGCAGCGGGTCGAGATTTCGGCATAGCGCCGGGGGCTACCGTGGTGCCGATCTTCAAAGACTTTCGCTACAGGAACCAAGCCGCGGAACGCCACGTCTTACAGTCCCTGCTCTACGTGATCGATAATTTGTCGAAGTCGAATCGTGACATAGTCGATCAAGCATTAGCCATCGATGTCGCATACGAATACGCAAATTTCGACATCATCAACCGAAGCTACGGGATCGGCGTCTTTGACCCCGTTGCCGTTTCCGAGCTCTTGAACGACGAAACTCAATGGTGGGGCGAGGGGCTCCGGCAAATCCTCCCCCGCACTTGGCGGGCTTACATGCAGACGGAAACCCATCCCGACGACCGGACAATCTTGGTGTACGCCGCTGGCAACGAACTTCAGGAGTTTAGCGGACTGGGTGCGGACATCCCGTACTACGTCCCACATGTCCGCGGGTCCCAACTGTCCGTCATGGCCGTGGATCACGACGGAAGTCACACATCCTACACGAACTTCTGTGGCGCTGTTCCACCCGATTGGGATCCAGAGCGGTGGGGGCGGCACTTTTGTCTTGCGGCGCCGGGGACCGTCAATTCGGCCGGAAGCGGCGGCCAGGGGTTCATCGTCCACGAGGCAGGAGGAACGTCGTTTGCGGCGCCTGTGGTCACGGGCGCAATCGCCTTGCTC encodes:
- a CDS encoding succinate dehydrogenase/fumarate reductase iron-sulfur subunit, producing the protein MAEAAVAGNGAQARMRVWRGDASGGEFRDYTVPLQEGMVVLDVIHAIQAMHAGDLAVRWNCKAGKCGSCSAEVNGKPRLMCMTRMNTFEPGETITVAPIKAFPLIRDLVTDVSYNYEKAKTIPPFKPKPKEADGTRRMYQEDIDRVQEFHKCIECYLCQDVCHVIRDHNDNKPSFAGPRFFVRVASLEMHPLDTDDRLEFLRNEAGLGFCNITKCCTEVCPEHIKITDNSIIPMKERVVTRFYDPIARLLGALGGKKS
- a CDS encoding SDR family NAD(P)-dependent oxidoreductase, translated to MELSERVALITGAGTGIGKAVARAMAREGARVALAARDAGRLEAVAEELRAEGHEALAIPVDQRDPAGIRACVNTIRERWGHVHILVNNAGVSGMTPMDDEDDSLWRAIVDTNLTGVYLLTKEVLRIMSDDGGGRVINMSSVLGKFGVPGYAAYCASKHGLIGFTRALALELVSRGITVNALCPGWVDTEMSRAGIEQIAAQQGTDPESFKQQALAAVPIRRFLDPEEIARFALYLASDKASGITGQALNICGGQTMV
- a CDS encoding transketolase; the encoded protein is MEIPELEAIAKEIRVDVIRMLVEAGSGHPGGSLSCTDIVTALYFHQMRHRPEQPDWPDRDRFVLSKGHCVPAVYAALARAGYLEREETLSLRKLNSRMQGHPDRHRFPYVEASTGSLGQGLSVAVGMALAGKTGGKDYRTYCVISDGECQAGQIWEAAMSAPRFGLDNLCVLMDYNHIQLSGGVDEIMSLEPVLDKWRAFNWNTLEIDGHSFPAILDALNAAEQHRGGPTMIVCQTVKGKGVSFMENRWEWHGKAPNREEGERAVEEIVNG
- a CDS encoding transketolase family protein; the encoded protein is MSATATRVTFGETVSRLAETNPDIVVLDADLRKSTMTDEFSRKHPERFFDVGIAEGNMVGVGAGMALAGKIPFICSFACFVVGRFEQIRMAVAYNRANVKIVGTHAGIGIGEDGYSQMATEDIGLMRTLPNMAVVQPADAVEARGAVEYIAQHDGPVFLRLTRQKVADVNGEGYEFRFGKAVVLREGADVSLVGTGAVMENVLKAADLLAAQGISAQVVNIHTIKPIDTGFIESIASSHGKIVTVEDHGISGGLGSAVSEAVAELGRGRVKRVGVTEFAESGDTEGLYGKYGLSAEHISAAAVELVG
- a CDS encoding transcriptional regulator, encoding MTEAFDKVMAGLDDARADLKGACDGFEVHEVEVPEPDVAAIRGKTGLSQPAFAKSIGVPLGTLKNWEQGRRRPEGPARVLLALIGKRPSIVQEELAR
- a CDS encoding S8 family serine peptidase, with the protein product MQARETRLQESATALAAAETALTEAEASLLSAQANLQTALDAFGQAESSGNGATLDTAWAGVSNALFQWTTAKESYDSSDSEFDDAQKDWQKNSIGLEQYKNDYEAQSSPFAIRDDIARCRTAECSADSFLDDERFTVFQPNVLEMVGAHYAYAKGLTGKEIRIGIEDDAANYTLPEFAGRVSFAGATVLYPVYDGDDFLSDASLCQRTGLNCRLITYSSEHADLETLTARWIIAKHGWPADGERWFIRNDYHEAGSLGSLLGLRWREIPDATSLSHGTTVASVAAGRDFGIAPGATVVPIFKDFRYRNQAAERHVLQSLLYVIDNLSKSNRDIVDQALAIDVAYEYANFDIINRSYGIGVFDPVAVSELLNDETQWWGEGLRQILPRTWRAYMQTETHPDDRTILVYAAGNELQEFSGLGADIPYYVPHVRGSQLSVMAVDHDGSHTSYTNFCGAVPPDWDPERWGRHFCLAAPGTVNSAGSGGQGFIVHEAGGTSFAAPVVTGAIALLMEHFRGQLGATEIVKRVVNTANNRGRYAQIEIYGAGLLDLEAALQPVGTVMTGTPSEKTSTLSTVFQVPAAMGSLGRRLAGRGVEVASLDALGAPFWSSPERLLRQTAYQSVIPKFTDPEWTPHRGFTPRVSAGPVVKGFQTLLS